The Salegentibacter mishustinae genome includes a window with the following:
- a CDS encoding DUF4249 domain-containing protein, producing MSSCVEEIALNSEDFEEAIVIEGLVTNELKKHEIKISQTFAIDSTGPKPVSGADISVTGEEENIFEELEPGRYISIDSFAARPGIDYQLSILVNGNEYISEPTQLSGTSSIGELEANRINYRGEDGVAITLNNQTSTGGANYYKYEYVETFKFNSNYDKVKDIILVDGVPVEVPKQKEEYTCYQTNNSQKIILANTNSLSDDSVNDLLINFIDSKDPSLSNRYSLLIKQYVIGRDAYNYYKILEELTGSENIFSQTQPGFLEGNITNITNPNEKTIGFFNVSSVTKKRIYFNYEDFYDPEGIRPRFVPFALCEETLPGIDNLIEQIERNAVRWAGVLPGGGILVVPARCVDCTFFGTNEKPDFWED from the coding sequence ATGTCGTCTTGCGTGGAGGAAATTGCTTTAAATTCAGAAGACTTTGAAGAAGCTATTGTGATTGAAGGTTTGGTAACTAATGAATTGAAAAAGCACGAGATTAAAATATCACAAACCTTTGCCATAGATTCTACCGGTCCTAAACCAGTGTCGGGTGCAGATATTAGTGTAACAGGAGAGGAAGAGAATATTTTTGAGGAATTAGAACCTGGGCGCTATATTTCTATAGATAGTTTTGCTGCCCGTCCAGGAATTGATTACCAGCTTAGCATTTTGGTGAATGGTAACGAATATATCTCTGAACCAACACAATTATCGGGAACCAGTAGCATTGGTGAATTGGAAGCCAATAGAATAAATTACCGAGGTGAAGATGGAGTTGCAATCACCTTAAATAATCAAACTTCTACAGGCGGGGCTAATTATTATAAATATGAATATGTTGAAACTTTTAAATTCAATTCAAATTATGATAAGGTAAAGGATATAATTCTCGTTGATGGCGTCCCAGTGGAAGTACCGAAACAGAAAGAAGAATATACGTGTTATCAAACGAACAATTCGCAAAAAATTATACTAGCCAATACTAATTCCCTCTCTGATGATAGTGTAAACGACTTGTTGATTAACTTTATAGACTCTAAAGATCCCAGTCTTTCCAATAGGTACAGCCTTTTAATAAAGCAATATGTAATAGGCAGGGATGCCTATAATTATTATAAAATTTTAGAAGAACTTACAGGATCTGAAAACATTTTTTCTCAAACTCAACCAGGATTTTTAGAAGGAAATATTACAAATATTACTAATCCTAATGAAAAAACAATCGGTTTTTTTAATGTTTCATCAGTTACTAAAAAGAGAATTTATTTTAATTATGAAGATTTTTATGATCCTGAGGGCATTAGACCTCGATTTGTACCCTTCGCCCTTTGCGAAGAAACTTTACCCGGTATCGATAATTTAATAGAACAAATAGAAAGAAATGCTGTAAGATGGGCGGGAGTACTTCCAGGAGGAGGTATCCTGGTGGTACCGGCGCGCTGTGTAGATTGTACATTTTTTGGAACTAATGAAAAACCTGATTTTTGGGAGGACTAA